One window of Rasiella rasia genomic DNA carries:
- the serC gene encoding 3-phosphoserine/phosphohydroxythreonine transaminase — protein sequence MKKHNFSAGPCILPSSVLEKAASAVRNFNDDNLSLIEISHRSKPFVNVMERARELALEHLGLQNKGYKALFLQGGASLEFLMVAYNLLEKKAAYLNTGTWSSKAIKEAKHFGEMIEVGSSADANFNYIPKNYNIPTDVDYFHCTSNNTIFGTQLQSFPDVSIPMVCDMSSDIFSRVLDFSKFDLIYAGAQKNMGPAGTTLVVVKEEILGKVTRHIPSMLDYKVHISKDSMFNTPAVFPVYVSMLTLEWLKENGGVAAIETINNKKAALLYNEIDRNPLFKGFVANKEDRSKMNATFNLLEDGLKEQFDTLWNAAGINGLNGHRSVGGYRASMYNALPLESVQVLVDVMQELEKNA from the coding sequence ATGAAAAAACATAATTTTAGTGCAGGACCTTGCATCTTGCCATCTTCTGTTCTTGAAAAAGCAGCCAGTGCTGTACGTAATTTTAACGATGATAATCTGTCATTAATTGAAATTTCGCACCGAAGTAAGCCTTTTGTAAATGTAATGGAACGCGCTAGAGAATTAGCCTTAGAGCATTTGGGTCTTCAAAATAAAGGCTATAAAGCACTTTTTTTACAAGGGGGTGCTAGTCTAGAATTTTTAATGGTTGCATACAACTTGTTAGAAAAAAAAGCTGCCTACTTAAATACAGGTACTTGGTCTAGCAAAGCAATTAAGGAAGCCAAACATTTTGGTGAAATGATTGAAGTAGGTTCTTCTGCAGATGCAAACTTTAATTATATACCTAAAAACTACAACATACCTACAGATGTAGATTATTTTCACTGTACAAGTAATAATACCATCTTTGGAACACAACTACAATCGTTTCCAGATGTATCCATACCAATGGTATGTGATATGAGTAGCGATATTTTTTCTCGTGTGCTAGACTTTTCTAAGTTTGACCTTATTTATGCTGGTGCGCAAAAAAACATGGGTCCTGCCGGTACTACTTTAGTGGTGGTTAAAGAAGAAATTTTAGGCAAGGTAACTCGCCATATCCCATCTATGTTAGATTATAAAGTTCATATCTCTAAAGACAGTATGTTTAATACTCCTGCTGTTTTTCCTGTTTATGTGTCTATGTTAACCTTAGAGTGGCTAAAAGAAAATGGAGGCGTTGCTGCTATTGAAACGATAAATAATAAGAAAGCAGCACTGCTTTATAACGAAATTGACCGCAATCCGTTATTTAAAGGATTTGTAGCCAATAAAGAAGATCGCTCTAAAATGAATGCTACATTCAACCTTTTGGAAGATGGTCTTAAAGAACAATTTGATACACTCTGGAATGCTGCGGGCATCAATGGTTTAAACGGTCATCGAAGTGTTGGTGGGTATAGAGCATCTATGTACAATGCATTGCCACTAGAAAGTGTGCAAGTATTGGTAGATGTAATGCAGGAGTTAGAAAAAAACGCCTAG
- a CDS encoding D-2-hydroxyacid dehydrogenase translates to MKVLANDGISQSGVNALEKGGFEVITTKVAQEQLINFINEHQVDVILVRSATQVRKDIIDACPSIKIIGRGGVGMDNIDVAYAREKGLHVINTPAASSSSVAELVFAHLFGGVRFLHDANRNMPLDGDSKFKELKKNYAKGSELRGKTMGIIGFGRIGREVAKIALGCGMKVIASDNYVGEADITLDFYDGQQVTLKIKTEPVSELIQHSDFITLHVPAQKEYIIGKEEIAKMKDGAAIINAARGGVIDEVALLDALESKKLSFAGLDTFEEEPTPAIKVLMNDKISLSPHIGAATNEAQDRIGTELAEQIINILKPVS, encoded by the coding sequence ATGAAGGTTTTAGCAAACGATGGAATATCACAAAGTGGGGTGAACGCTCTAGAAAAAGGCGGCTTTGAAGTTATCACAACTAAAGTAGCACAAGAGCAACTTATTAATTTTATAAACGAACATCAAGTCGATGTTATTTTGGTTCGTAGTGCAACGCAAGTGCGAAAAGACATAATAGATGCTTGTCCGAGTATTAAAATCATTGGCCGAGGTGGTGTTGGTATGGATAACATAGATGTGGCATACGCTCGTGAGAAAGGACTACATGTAATTAACACACCTGCTGCTTCATCATCGTCTGTAGCAGAATTAGTATTCGCTCATTTATTTGGTGGCGTTCGCTTTTTACACGATGCCAACAGAAATATGCCTTTAGACGGTGATTCTAAATTTAAAGAGCTTAAGAAAAACTATGCTAAAGGTTCAGAATTACGTGGTAAAACAATGGGGATTATCGGTTTTGGTCGAATTGGTCGTGAAGTTGCAAAAATTGCCTTAGGTTGTGGTATGAAGGTAATTGCAAGCGACAACTATGTAGGTGAAGCAGATATTACGCTCGATTTTTATGATGGACAGCAGGTAACGCTAAAAATTAAAACGGAGCCCGTTTCAGAATTAATTCAGCATAGCGACTTTATTACACTACATGTTCCTGCTCAAAAGGAGTACATTATTGGCAAAGAGGAAATTGCTAAAATGAAAGATGGTGCTGCCATCATAAACGCAGCAAGAGGTGGTGTGATTGATGAGGTTGCCTTGCTTGATGCCTTAGAAAGTAAAAAATTATCATTTGCAGGGTTAGATACTTTTGAAGAAGAACCAACCCCGGCTATTAAAGTCTTAATGAATGATAAAATTTCATTGAGTCCGCATATTGGAGCTGCAACTAATGAGGCACAGGACAGAATTGGAACCGAATTAGCCGAACAGATAATCAATATTTTAAAACCAGTTTCTTAA
- a CDS encoding DUF937 domain-containing protein, which produces MSGILDLLNSDLGKQIIGGVSQETRQPADKTASVVSMALPLLMGAMKRNASSPEGAAGLMGALDNKHDGSILDNLGGFFGGGVNESAKQDGLGILGHVLGGSQNNVVSALSNKSGVDTDSVMRILTVVAPIVLGYLGKEKKQKSISDQNGIGSLLGGLLGGGEQEQPKQQSLIESILDGDNDGSVIDDVAGMILGGNKSGGGGLLGGLFGK; this is translated from the coding sequence ATGTCAGGAATTTTAGACTTATTAAATAGCGATTTAGGTAAACAAATAATTGGTGGTGTGAGTCAGGAGACACGCCAACCTGCAGATAAAACAGCTTCTGTAGTATCTATGGCACTTCCTTTATTGATGGGAGCCATGAAAAGAAATGCAAGCTCTCCAGAAGGAGCAGCTGGTTTAATGGGAGCTTTAGACAACAAACATGACGGAAGTATACTTGACAACCTTGGAGGCTTTTTTGGCGGTGGTGTAAATGAGTCGGCAAAACAAGACGGACTTGGAATTTTGGGTCATGTACTTGGTGGGTCTCAAAACAACGTGGTGAGCGCCTTGTCTAACAAGTCTGGTGTAGACACAGATAGTGTAATGCGTATACTCACTGTTGTAGCGCCAATTGTACTTGGATATTTAGGAAAAGAAAAGAAACAAAAAAGTATTTCAGACCAAAATGGTATTGGTAGTTTGCTAGGAGGTCTTCTAGGCGGAGGCGAACAAGAACAACCTAAGCAACAGAGCCTTATTGAGTCTATACTAGATGGAGATAACGATGGAAGCGTTATAGACGACGTAGCAGGAATGATTTTAGGAGGAAATAAAAGCGGCGGCGGCGGATTGCTTGGCGGACTTTTCGGAAAATAA
- a CDS encoding DUF6146 family protein, with translation MKRVLFVLLITLGLVQCTTPEKAVMGAQQENSDKEIESVRIANDSLEYEIIITDIGFPRFLNTQPPQDYYEINYLERRNHLFVSEYNRRVLNIRFSRDLYPQRIEYNPSVRYGKEVNYLLFQYFRYFSREYNQNFPGLRN, from the coding sequence ATGAAAAGAGTTCTCTTTGTTTTACTTATTACACTTGGGTTGGTGCAATGCACCACTCCAGAAAAGGCTGTAATGGGCGCTCAGCAAGAAAACTCAGATAAAGAGATAGAATCTGTTCGAATTGCCAATGACAGCTTAGAATATGAAATTATTATTACAGACATTGGTTTTCCAAGGTTTTTAAACACCCAACCACCTCAAGATTATTACGAGATTAATTATTTAGAACGACGAAACCATCTTTTTGTATCTGAATACAATCGTCGTGTGTTAAACATACGTTTTTCCCGAGATTTATATCCGCAACGCATTGAATACAACCCAAGTGTTCGCTACGGAAAAGAGGTGAATTACCTACTCTTTCAATATTTCAGATATTTCTCTAGAGAATACAATCAAAACTTTCCAGGACTTAGAAATTGA
- a CDS encoding DUF6787 family protein, translating into MKKLKQRWNIQSDWQLTVIFIVFAITGSTSAKFAGPLTEAVGITKDIGWYVYWPVRILIIFPIYQVLLVTFGWLFGEYEFFWNFEKKMLRSMKLGFLLKK; encoded by the coding sequence TTGAAGAAACTTAAACAACGCTGGAATATTCAGTCAGATTGGCAACTAACAGTGATTTTCATCGTTTTTGCCATTACAGGTAGTACTTCTGCCAAATTTGCGGGTCCGTTAACAGAAGCTGTTGGCATAACTAAAGACATAGGATGGTATGTGTATTGGCCTGTTAGAATTTTAATAATTTTTCCTATTTATCAAGTCCTATTAGTTACTTTTGGCTGGTTATTCGGAGAATACGAGTTTTTCTGGAATTTCGAAAAGAAAATGCTACGTAGCATGAAACTCGGTTTTTTACTGAAAAAATAA
- a CDS encoding TonB-dependent receptor, which yields MKFIYLMVLALVSPYVLSQNCNLILSGTVIDLHDQSVLAGATVIVAGVEKAVVTDFDGNFKINNLCEGTYNLQISHPECKTEPFTVVVTEDVQQTFQLEHHLEALEQVLVTARGFVTKTESLLENKLATDVIDTYSGASLGDALRQISGVSSLTTGNAVVKPIINGLHSSRITTINNGVRQQDQEWGAEHSPNIDLNTAGSITVLKGASALQYSGDAIGGIVIVEPLPVRLTDSLYGKTILTGQTNGRGGALTTQLTKSYESGWFARVQGSVKGYGDFETPDYILSNTGVNEQNLSASFGVNKLTYGFNAYYSLFKSTLGILRASHIGGAQDQVASINSGEPSIIRDFTYDIDVPRQEVTHHLAKFSGFMELNNLGKLAVQYDFQANNRFEFDVRRGDDDKPSVDLELKTHTLMVDLTSKLNSNVNLKTGLVASYQNNFANPDTGVRRLIPDYDQYKMAGFAILDATINERLVAEAGARFDYTFIDALKFYRTSFWESRNYDVLFPDLVVDNFGNQILVNPELHFNNFSATLGAAYTIDEDYTLFANYSLASRAPNASELFSEGLHHSASRIELGDLRFTSEMAQKITATLQKKHGKIQFSINPYVNFINDFILIEPTGIEQTIRGNFQVWEYRQTQARLLGVDTDFSAEITERLTFNNQFSIVKGQDTTLDEALINMPPAQIINGLQYKLPILNESFLGLESTYVFEQNEFPNNNFEVFLPSTETFEVVDISTPPSAYHLLGLKAGTVFNYMPDNTMAVTLTVNNLLDTPYRDYLNRLRYYADDLGRTIQLQIKINY from the coding sequence ATGAAGTTTATTTATTTAATGGTGCTTGCTTTGGTGAGCCCCTATGTGTTATCCCAAAATTGTAACCTTATTTTATCGGGTACGGTAATAGATTTGCACGACCAAAGCGTTTTGGCCGGAGCAACTGTTATTGTTGCCGGCGTTGAAAAAGCAGTCGTGACCGATTTCGACGGAAATTTTAAAATAAATAACCTCTGCGAGGGGACATACAATTTACAGATTTCACATCCAGAATGTAAAACTGAGCCTTTTACAGTGGTTGTAACCGAAGATGTGCAACAAACATTTCAGCTAGAACATCACTTAGAAGCCTTAGAACAAGTACTTGTGACTGCCCGTGGGTTTGTAACTAAAACTGAAAGTTTATTAGAAAACAAGCTGGCTACAGACGTTATTGATACGTATAGTGGTGCAAGTCTTGGTGATGCCCTGCGACAAATAAGTGGTGTATCATCACTCACAACAGGTAATGCCGTAGTGAAACCAATCATTAACGGACTGCACAGTAGTAGAATTACCACAATAAACAATGGAGTTAGGCAACAAGACCAAGAATGGGGAGCAGAACACTCACCAAACATAGACTTGAACACAGCAGGAAGCATTACGGTACTTAAAGGCGCATCTGCCCTACAATATAGTGGCGATGCTATTGGAGGTATTGTGATTGTAGAACCGTTGCCTGTACGATTAACAGACTCTTTGTACGGAAAGACAATACTTACCGGACAAACGAATGGCCGCGGAGGCGCGCTTACCACCCAGCTTACCAAAAGTTATGAAAGTGGATGGTTTGCAAGAGTTCAAGGTAGTGTTAAAGGATACGGAGATTTTGAAACTCCAGACTACATCTTGAGTAATACAGGGGTAAATGAACAAAACCTCTCTGCTAGTTTTGGTGTAAACAAACTTACCTACGGATTTAATGCCTATTATTCCCTTTTTAAAAGTACGTTGGGGATTTTAAGAGCATCTCACATAGGAGGAGCCCAAGATCAAGTCGCTAGCATCAACTCAGGTGAACCATCGATTATAAGAGATTTCACATACGATATCGATGTGCCAAGACAAGAAGTTACCCATCATCTAGCAAAATTTTCTGGGTTTATGGAACTAAATAACCTCGGCAAATTGGCTGTACAATATGACTTTCAAGCTAATAATAGGTTTGAGTTTGACGTAAGACGAGGCGACGATGATAAACCTTCGGTAGATTTAGAGCTTAAGACGCATACTTTAATGGTAGATCTAACAAGTAAGTTGAACAGCAACGTTAATTTAAAAACTGGGTTGGTAGCAAGCTATCAAAATAATTTTGCAAATCCAGATACTGGTGTACGAAGGTTAATTCCAGATTACGACCAGTATAAAATGGCTGGATTTGCTATTTTGGATGCTACTATAAATGAAAGGTTAGTTGCCGAAGCTGGTGCTAGATTTGACTATACATTTATAGATGCCTTGAAGTTTTACAGAACGTCGTTCTGGGAATCTCGAAATTACGATGTGTTATTTCCAGATTTAGTGGTAGACAATTTTGGTAACCAAATCTTAGTGAATCCTGAATTACATTTCAATAATTTTTCGGCAACACTTGGAGCTGCTTATACAATAGATGAAGACTATACGCTTTTTGCAAATTACTCTTTAGCCTCAAGAGCGCCCAATGCGTCAGAATTATTTAGTGAAGGATTACATCACAGTGCCTCTAGAATTGAGTTAGGAGACCTGCGTTTTACTTCTGAAATGGCACAAAAAATTACAGCTACGCTTCAGAAGAAACATGGAAAAATCCAATTTTCTATCAATCCGTATGTAAACTTCATTAATGATTTTATCCTTATTGAACCCACAGGGATTGAACAAACCATTCGAGGTAATTTTCAAGTTTGGGAATACAGACAAACCCAAGCAAGATTGTTAGGTGTAGACACTGATTTTTCAGCAGAAATTACAGAACGACTTACCTTTAATAATCAATTCTCAATTGTAAAGGGACAAGACACAACACTAGATGAGGCGTTAATAAATATGCCGCCAGCGCAGATTATAAATGGGCTTCAATATAAGCTGCCCATTCTTAATGAATCGTTTCTAGGTTTAGAAAGCACCTATGTTTTTGAACAAAATGAATTTCCAAACAATAACTTTGAGGTATTCTTGCCAAGCACTGAAACATTTGAAGTTGTAGACATAAGTACCCCGCCTTCGGCATATCATTTACTCGGCTTAAAGGCAGGTACCGTTTTCAACTATATGCCAGACAATACCATGGCCGTTACCCTCACAGTAAATAACTTATTAGACACTCCTTATCGTGATTATTTGAATAGACTGCGATACTATGCCGATGACCTAGGGAGAACTATACAATTACAAATAAAAATCAATTACTAA
- a CDS encoding type 1 periplasmic binding fold superfamily protein: protein MKTFKIIALSLIATLVFASCSNDDDTPEPVNEEEVITTVIVNLVANGNTVTLTSRDADGDGPNDPVVTVSGNLTVGTTYAGTVQFLNETESPAEDITEEVEEESDEHQVFFLLSSALDGTVAYGNFDNDGNPLGTEFSLLPNAAGTGNFALSLRHEPKKPNDGTLDDAGGETDIFVAFEVTFE from the coding sequence ATGAAAACTTTTAAAATAATAGCCCTATCTCTAATTGCAACACTTGTATTTGCTTCATGTAGTAACGACGATGATACGCCAGAACCTGTAAATGAAGAAGAAGTAATCACAACCGTAATAGTAAATTTAGTCGCTAATGGAAACACTGTAACCCTTACGTCAAGAGATGCAGACGGAGATGGACCAAACGACCCCGTAGTTACGGTTTCTGGAAATTTAACTGTGGGTACAACCTATGCAGGTACCGTTCAGTTTTTAAATGAAACTGAAAGTCCTGCCGAAGACATCACAGAAGAAGTGGAAGAAGAAAGTGACGAACACCAAGTATTTTTCTTACTTAGCTCTGCCTTGGACGGTACAGTAGCCTACGGAAATTTTGACAATGATGGAAATCCGTTAGGTACAGAATTCTCCCTGCTGCCAAATGCAGCCGGAACTGGAAACTTTGCACTATCGTTACGTCATGAGCCAAAAAAGCCTAATGACGGAACCCTAGATGATGCGGGTGGAGAAACAGATATTTTTGTTGCCTTTGAGGTTACTTTTGAATAA
- the folE gene encoding GTP cyclohydrolase I FolE produces MGSYQNLDQYDADITEGLADNFTNILKGVGEDVEREGIVKTPERAAKAMQFLTSGHCQDPAEILKGAMFAEDYNDMVVIKNIELYSLCEHHILPFFGKAHIAYIPNGHIVGLSKIPRVVDVFARRLQVQERLTHDILECINNTLKPKGVAVVIEASHMCMMMRGVQKQNSVTTTSGFRGQFEKIETRNEFLKLITNDLH; encoded by the coding sequence ATGGGAAGTTACCAGAATTTAGACCAATACGATGCCGATATAACCGAAGGCCTGGCAGATAACTTTACAAATATATTAAAGGGGGTAGGAGAAGATGTTGAACGAGAAGGTATTGTAAAAACACCAGAGCGTGCAGCAAAGGCAATGCAATTTCTTACTTCAGGACATTGCCAAGATCCAGCAGAAATCTTAAAGGGCGCTATGTTTGCTGAAGATTACAACGACATGGTGGTAATTAAAAATATTGAGCTATACTCGTTGTGTGAACACCATATTCTACCTTTCTTCGGAAAAGCACATATAGCTTATATTCCCAACGGCCATATAGTGGGTCTAAGTAAAATTCCACGGGTAGTAGATGTATTTGCTAGACGTCTGCAAGTGCAGGAACGTCTTACACATGATATTTTAGAATGTATTAATAACACTTTAAAACCTAAGGGTGTTGCAGTTGTGATAGAAGCAAGCCATATGTGTATGATGATGCGAGGTGTGCAGAAACAAAATAGTGTAACGACAACTTCTGGTTTTAGAGGTCAGTTTGAAAAAATTGAAACGCGTAATGAATTTCTAAAACTAATCACAAACGATTTGCACTAA
- the msrA gene encoding peptide-methionine (S)-S-oxide reductase MsrA, with protein MEQIVFAAGCFWCTEAVFQRIEGVEEVLPGYTGGTIKNPAYREVCMGVTGHAEVVQVTYNSAVISIEDLLEIYFATHDPTTLNRQANDVGTQYRSAIFYTTEKQRLAATKMIALLEENAIFDAPIVTEVKPLVVFYKAEIEHKDYYNNNKSQPYCQFIIDPKVKKIKKYYSDKLK; from the coding sequence ATGGAACAAATTGTATTTGCGGCTGGCTGTTTTTGGTGTACAGAAGCCGTTTTTCAGCGTATTGAAGGTGTTGAAGAAGTGCTGCCTGGGTATACAGGAGGTACCATAAAGAATCCGGCATATCGGGAGGTGTGTATGGGTGTAACGGGACATGCAGAAGTTGTTCAGGTTACCTATAACAGTGCCGTTATTTCTATTGAAGACTTGCTGGAAATTTATTTTGCTACCCATGATCCTACTACATTAAATAGACAAGCCAATGATGTAGGTACTCAATACAGAAGCGCTATTTTCTATACTACCGAAAAACAACGACTTGCGGCAACAAAAATGATTGCCTTGCTAGAAGAAAACGCTATTTTTGATGCACCAATAGTTACAGAGGTTAAGCCGTTGGTTGTTTTTTATAAAGCTGAAATAGAACACAAAGACTATTATAATAATAACAAGAGCCAGCCGTATTGCCAGTTTATTATTGACCCTAAAGTGAAAAAGATTAAAAAATATTACTCAGATAAATTGAAATAA
- a CDS encoding ABC transporter ATP-binding protein, giving the protein MITAKNIHKYYDDLHVLKGVDLHINKSEIVSIVGASGAGKTTLLQILGTLDTFSEGSLELNNTSISGLKQKEVAAFRNATLGFIFQFHQLLPEFTAIENVCIPAFIKKTPKAEAEKRAKELLKFLGLSHREQHKPNELSGGEQQRVAVARALINNPAIVLADEPSGNLDTESAENLHNLFFQLRDQFGQTFVIVTHNEELAAMADRKLTMQDGKIISSL; this is encoded by the coding sequence TTGATTACTGCAAAGAATATTCATAAATATTACGACGATCTTCATGTTCTAAAAGGTGTAGATTTACACATTAATAAATCTGAAATTGTTTCGATTGTTGGCGCCTCTGGTGCAGGAAAAACTACGTTACTTCAAATTTTAGGAACCTTAGATACTTTTTCTGAAGGTTCGTTAGAATTAAACAACACAAGTATTAGCGGATTAAAACAGAAGGAAGTTGCTGCATTTAGAAATGCTACCTTGGGATTTATTTTTCAATTTCATCAATTGCTTCCAGAATTTACCGCGATAGAAAATGTCTGTATTCCAGCATTTATAAAAAAAACACCCAAAGCCGAAGCCGAAAAAAGAGCAAAAGAACTGCTGAAATTTTTAGGACTATCACACAGAGAGCAGCATAAACCCAACGAACTTTCTGGGGGAGAACAACAGCGCGTAGCCGTTGCAAGGGCATTGATAAATAACCCAGCCATTGTGTTGGCAGATGAACCAAGTGGAAATTTAGATACCGAAAGCGCAGAAAATCTACACAACTTGTTCTTTCAACTTCGAGATCAATTTGGACAAACCTTTGTAATAGTAACTCACAACGAAGAATTAGCAGCCATGGCAGACCGAAAACTTACCATGCAAGATGGTAAAATTATTAGCAGCCTTTAA
- a CDS encoding TIGR02757 family protein — translation MNQAQLKAFLDEKVIQYNCTDFIETDPIQIPHRFTKKEDIEIAGFLTATIAWGNRKSIITNAEKILYFLEQSPYDFVLNASEKEIKSLSPFVHRTFNAIDFQYFITALQHLYKNYGGLEAIFSNHSTKTDTQRAIHEFKATFFSLPHLIRTQKHVSDPLKNSAAKRLNMYLRWMVRQDLAGVDFGIWNNISSSALSCPLDVHSGNVARKLGILKRKQNDGKALAELDSALRLLDPEDPVKYDFALFGLGAFEKF, via the coding sequence ATGAACCAAGCACAGTTAAAGGCGTTTTTAGACGAAAAAGTAATTCAATACAATTGCACAGATTTTATTGAGACCGATCCAATTCAAATTCCGCATAGATTTACTAAAAAAGAAGATATTGAAATCGCTGGGTTTCTTACTGCTACCATTGCTTGGGGTAATAGAAAGAGTATCATTACTAACGCTGAAAAAATTTTATATTTTTTAGAACAGTCTCCATACGATTTTGTTTTAAACGCTTCAGAAAAAGAGATTAAGAGCCTATCCCCTTTTGTTCATAGAACTTTTAATGCAATAGATTTTCAGTACTTTATAACTGCCCTCCAACACCTCTATAAAAACTATGGAGGCTTAGAAGCTATTTTTAGCAACCACAGTACAAAGACTGATACGCAACGTGCAATTCATGAATTTAAAGCGACTTTTTTTAGTTTACCTCACCTTATACGTACACAAAAACATGTTAGCGACCCATTGAAAAATTCTGCAGCAAAACGTCTTAATATGTATTTGCGTTGGATGGTACGTCAAGACCTAGCGGGTGTAGATTTCGGTATATGGAATAACATATCTTCTAGTGCCTTGTCTTGCCCATTAGACGTACATAGTGGCAATGTGGCAAGAAAATTAGGCATATTAAAAAGAAAGCAAAATGATGGAAAAGCCCTAGCAGAGCTAGATAGTGCCTTACGACTACTCGACCCAGAAGACCCGGTTAAATACGATTTTGCTCTATTTGGGCTAGGTGCTTTTGAAAAATTTTAA
- a CDS encoding sensor histidine kinase produces MISPKTPDNEQQRLEAVHSYGLLDTLPEEEFDDITSLIAGICEAPISLITLLDAERNFLKSHYGLPFNESSRDISFCGHAILEPEPLFIIEDARLDPRFEDNPLVIENKAVFYAGAPLRTEDGLSLGTLCIFDTKPRVLSKKQKKIIIAMAKQVVKLFELQKKNIALKNTRDTLQKRNRELKEFAGIVSHDLKSPLANITALARLLKEEYGPNFDATGNQYIDYIEESSLTLKTYIDGMLKYYKSDELLAKEKVYVSLSAIYEEIEDILFIDNAEFKHPEDDITIFVNQPALVQIFINLVGNSLKYNRSSVPSVTTTFAENDSYYIFSVQDNGIGIDAKKQEGIFQLFKTTGEKDRNGHIGTGIGLATVLNIVSKLGGMISLESELGIGTTFTFTIKK; encoded by the coding sequence ATGATATCCCCAAAGACCCCAGATAACGAGCAACAGAGGCTCGAAGCTGTACACTCCTACGGCCTTTTAGACACCCTTCCGGAAGAAGAGTTTGACGATATTACAAGTCTAATTGCAGGAATTTGCGAAGCCCCAATTTCTTTAATTACGCTTTTAGATGCCGAAAGAAATTTCTTAAAATCACATTACGGTCTGCCTTTTAACGAATCTTCTAGAGACATTTCTTTTTGCGGACATGCCATTTTAGAGCCTGAACCGCTATTTATTATCGAAGATGCTAGACTAGACCCTCGTTTTGAAGATAATCCGTTAGTTATTGAAAACAAGGCTGTTTTTTATGCAGGCGCCCCCCTACGTACCGAAGATGGTTTGTCATTGGGTACCTTATGTATTTTTGATACCAAACCACGGGTGCTTTCAAAAAAGCAGAAAAAGATAATTATCGCTATGGCAAAGCAAGTGGTTAAGCTATTTGAATTACAAAAAAAGAATATAGCATTAAAGAACACCAGAGACACCTTACAGAAGCGAAATAGAGAGCTAAAGGAATTCGCCGGTATAGTATCTCACGATTTAAAATCACCCCTTGCCAACATAACAGCGCTTGCACGCCTGCTAAAAGAAGAATACGGACCAAATTTTGACGCTACAGGTAACCAGTATATCGATTATATAGAGGAGTCTTCGCTTACTTTGAAAACGTACATTGATGGAATGTTGAAATATTACAAAAGTGATGAGCTGCTAGCGAAAGAAAAGGTCTATGTCTCGTTGTCTGCCATTTATGAAGAAATAGAAGATATTCTTTTTATAGATAATGCAGAATTTAAACATCCGGAAGATGATATTACCATTTTTGTAAATCAGCCAGCGCTGGTTCAAATTTTTATAAATCTTGTTGGCAATTCATTAAAATACAATCGAAGTAGCGTACCGAGTGTGACAACCACCTTTGCTGAAAATGATTCTTATTACATTTTTTCAGTTCAAGACAACGGGATTGGTATTGACGCAAAAAAGCAAGAAGGAATATTTCAGCTATTTAAAACTACGGGAGAAAAAGATCGGAACGGACATATAGGAACGGGTATCGGACTAGCAACGGTATTGAACATTGTTAGCAAGCTTGGTGGTATGATTTCTTTAGAATCTGAACTAGGAATAGGAACCACTTTCACCTTTACCATAAAGAAGTAG